The nucleotide sequence TCCGGATCCCCGTTATGCGAATGGTAGCTGTCAAACATTCGgtgaatacttaaaaaaaagccTCATTCGTATAATGTCTTTTCGTGTGTAATTTTTACCTCCAGACATCCTGATGTCAGAAAAGAGGTCTAGGTAGTTAAATAGACAATGTagggtaagatgaggtaatttggaatcatgaaTAATTTGGAACTTCTTGTAGTGAGAGATTTCCTATAACAGTTGAACAGTTTTAGaaagcaaaaggaaaaaaagaaacgaagaagtactctcaattgtaaagttttgtacttcttcgtgatttTCTTCTTAACTTTGACCAtcagaaagagagagaaaagctcaaaattccaaaagaagCATGATCCGGATTACCCTATCTTACCATAATGGCTTTTTAACGCAGATACCTTCGATACTGTTGGCACTCATTCAGGCCAACAGTACGTTTCGCTTTCACTGCAGCATTGACAGAACCGCAACGTACaattaaaaaagaagaagaatacaATCAAGAGTTCAGACGAACAAGAAAATACATTAAAGTATACTAATCGGTATAATTTCTCCGGAAAATGTTGGATTTTCATTTCCAACATCCATTTTTGCTTATAACAATGCCATATtctagtaggactgttgagcctagaagACTTGGAGGAAGAAAGCCCGCCCTGACGGGGACTCTTCTAACCCAACAACCAATCACTAACGGTGGCTAACCTCAAGTTACGATctcgctatagttccgctagatggggttgtgagtgctCAACAAGTTACGAAGCACAGACGGTCTTCACCAAGCAAAGTGAGGAGGCCGCTAGATTCATGGCTGTCTAGGAATGGGAAATGGGGCTCAAGTCCGGGAGACTAGCGATGAAGgatgctccagcatgttctggtgcgggccctgtagcattcgtgctacaGTATGTCCCAACTTCGAAACAATTTTGTTATAAAGCTTACAGACCATTTCGGAAACGATTTTTAACACACTTTCATTTACGTCAATTACACAAGCCCGCTAAGGAAATAAACTcgtaccaattttttttaaaggtgttTTTTGATTTCACATAGAAATAGAATATTGCTATATTGAAAAACTTATGCGTATCTGCGATTAAATTAAACTTGTTCCATAAGTTATACTTATTCAATCTTTGTTGtttgatttaattttgtaaaCGGAAAAAGGTCATGTTTTTGTCTTATATGGCGTCTACAAActagaattaatttttatgggaaattttatttttttctattttttgcgtttaattttcttttaaaaagcagtaaaaaatcctcgtaggggaaagtactctcccttcgaatgttcatgccttcgaataagacgaattttcttttatttttcccaagagacttacagatttctgttaaatattagttatcttatcatcaattattgataattacgtgatgaTTATGCGTagttttttggataaataacaGAAAATTCACATGGCacaggcatgaacgttcgaagtgagattactttcccctatgtagaGGTCTTAAAGTTAAATCTGTCTTCTGAAAAGGTGTCAAAAGCAAGTTAACTTCCGCTGATTTATGCTGATTCCGATATAGATTTTTATATTGTGTAATAGAGTCCTTTTAAGATGGGTTAACTTGGAATCATTTCCATTTTGGAactgtgagatttcctaacagttttaggtGACAACAGGAAAAAATAACGAAAACTCTTGAATGTAAGGTCTTGTActttttcgtggttttctttttctctttgtcaaTCTGAAACAGTATGAAAATCTCCAAATTCCgaaatagacatgattctaaATAACCCCGTCTTACCCTAAAGTCTACAGTTGATCCAATCTTATTTTGctacaaataaagcgaaaatccatttatattcacaaattttaatttgttaatttctcagagtgTACCTTTTtatcatcgaatttttcatcgatcgcctatgttttccaatgaaaaacacaataaggtgactgttgtttattcgttttgtttaacatttatgtcatatttctgactaattttagttaaattcagtgctaatctttattgttaacggtacgtgaagttttcaaatgaaataattaccttatttcgtgaagaaaaagggtttttctgaagtatctgcaaatgcttcaataggacaccccggagatatgatttttttttggatagattttcttattgttttagatgggaaaggtgaaaagaccaggaataagaacaaatcctgcactcaaaagtaattcaacaaggttttggaagcctttcgtcgcggtttcacttatacactgtttgtctcaaattacaaaatttcccttgtctccatttggattaatttgtttccaatagaagcattttgcacttgtgtgtttttcttgtatttaagaagttttcaaattatatctaaataatttccactaaacagtaacattctagaagagtcaaggagcgaatttatgtaattctcttcagaaaaaaattgaacttaaacggcgttatcacacttgcacattaaaattttaatgtgattcacataaattgtcgcttgtgagcgtccaaatatgttatttgtgtctttgagtcagttaatatttggggtttttctatttatttataaagaagtggacttggcctgcaaaaataagtttaaatttacctaaagcataaatatttttcacattaaaaaattaaagagaaaatcgcattaatttttcgcattaatgctataaatcaatttatatcaaattttgcgggtcaagtctacctttttatcaacaaatagatcaaattttcagtataaaatgattcaaacacacaaattacacatttggactctcaccagcgacacttattgtgaatcatattaaaattttaatgtgcaagtgtgtgtatcttctgtcaaagttaaagcgtctggaaatggttttgaatttggacatttaccctattgaaCAGATCTCgctaaagtttaaaatttttaaatatatttacaacaacaaaaaagtGCACAcgttaatttaatgaaaaaaaaaacctgtaaTGTTTGCAGTATCAGGATGAGTATGTAATTGCTTTTATCCAAAATACGGTTTCGGGAGTGGGAGATAGTTATTTTGTTTAACTTGCACTTTTATGTGTACTCTGGAATAATGTGTTTTCGCCAGGAATGGCCTCATGCTTTAAATAGAATCCCAGGCAAATTGCAGGGACGCAGGACTATGCGAGTTTGTCGAATATGTTAAAATCAAAGGTTTATGACGTATGCGAAAATGTGGAGCATCCGAGGGAAAATTGAAATGCTAATATTCAAAGTTGTGTTTAACTGGAGTGGTGAACAGCATCATTCAATAACTGGTGACctcattgaaattttttcctgGGACACTTAACAACAGTTCGTTAGTACACATTTTGTGTTTATGTGGAAAAGTATACTGCATTTTGTGATCTCATCATGTGCCCAGTGGTGGGTGTATTGAACTGAAAAGCCACATGTAAAGTGATCCTGTTGGGCGGTTGCGTTTCCTGCTGTGTGAAGGGTGGAATTACTTCTTGCTTCTATATTCTTTTTTTGCTCTACGGGCTTTGTGCTTGAAGTCTGAAACCCTCGGAGGATGAAGAGAAAAATTCTCAGTCGCGTGAAAGCCTATTCCCTCTTAAAATTGTACCTTGGGTGAGTGAAAGAGATGCATATGCTTTTGGAAGGGTAGTATAGCACAGGCagaaaaaaaagcgcccctTTTGCGTGCAGGCAGAATTGCAATTGAGTTTGTATACTGGAGGCAAAAGAGGGTGTCTCAAAATTTCCTCCCTTTCAGAGAAATGGCGTGTGTGTGCTTGATGAAATGGGAGAGAAAATGGATGGATTTTCCTTTCAGGCCCCCTAAAACTACAATTTCTCTTTTATATATTGACTTTAGGGGTATAGAGTGCAGGAAATTTTCTGATTGTGCAAAACTGGGTATTGCAGAGGGAAAAGGAGTTTCTCCCTTGTGCATTCACTCTGAACTtggatttagttttttttgctgttgTTGTTCTGGTTGTTCTTCTGGGAACCGTTTGAAAATGTCTCATTGCGTATTTGAGTGTGTATTATAGGttcagatatttttgatttgggAATTGACTGAAGAATCGGAAgtaattgatgaaaattgttgTATATGCCATTGCAGATCTGAACACTACAACAATTTGCAGAAGCAGGAAGAAGAGGAGAAATTGAATGGAATtgtgaataataataatcagaGTTCACCACTTAAGGATATTCCACAGACTACGGATGCTGTGCAGAAGTCCTTGAACGGAAGTGGTGTTGGTGGCAACGAAGACGTTCCCAAGAGTTTTGGGAATCCAGAAGAGAGAGTTGGTGGTGAAAACAGTGAAGGGGGAGGAGAACCAAAGGAGTGTCCAACGCAGGAGCAACAGCCACCGACACAGGAGGGCAGTGAGGCAAAGAAGATTCGATTGAAGCAGCAACAGAAGAGTGATCAAGCATCTTCGCCCCAAAACAGTCATTCACAGCATAAGGTTCAATTGGCAAATGGCAAGAGACATGGTAGTCCATCGGGATCGAGTAATTTCAAGAGAATAGCTCCAGCACCAACATCAACATCAAATACAACAGGAAGTAATCAACATACACAAATCCACAGTAATATTGGTGGAAAGAGTGGTGCAGTTGTGAGTCAGGCTAATAGCGAAAGGCCGTTGAAGTGCTTGGAAACTCTTGCCCAGAAGGCAGGAATAACATTTGACGAGAAGTACGAGGTTGCAAATACACTCATTAAACTGGAGAAGTCTCAGAGTCCGGCGCAGCAGCCGGTGGCTGCGCAACAACCCCAACCAGTACCCCTAACAATATCACAGGAGCAATTGCAGCAATTGCAACAGCTACAGTTTCATTCGGCATTTGCTGGCAATGCCATTCAAGTGAAACAGGAATTTCCGCATCAGGCAGCACAGCCGACAATGCAGATGTCTGCAGAGATTAAGCAGCAGATTGTTGATGCTGCCAATCAGCAGCATCAGCAGCAACAGGCACAAGTGCAGCAGATGCAGGTGATTGATGGGAATCAGGCGGCTCATCAGCAAAATCCACCGAGTAGTGGTGCTCCAAATGCCATGGGACCACCTCAGACATCCACAACAATTAGCACAATGTCTCCCCTGCACGCCATGTCGGCTAATCAGGTGCCAGCTGAGTGGCAACATGGACGGGTTCAGGTGTTGCAGCAACCCATCCAGAATCCAGCCTATCTCCAACAACTCTATAGCCCACAGGTGTTGATGCAGGGAAATATCTTGCATTCTGGATTGGGACAGCAGCAGATTCAAGTTATTGCAGCAGGAAAACCATTTCAGAGTGCACCTCAGATGTTGGCTACAACAGCTCAGGGGAAGCCTGTCATTGGAAGTAGTGCAGGTGGCTTCAGTGGGGCTTATGCTTTACCCACAATTCCTTCAAGTCAATCTCAGACACTCCTTTTCAGTCCTGTGAGTGTCTTGAGTTCCCAGCCACAGCAACAGCAGCAGAATCTTCTGTCCACAATGCAGAATCCTCAGGCAGGAAAGCCACTAAGTGAACAGGATATGCAGAAGGCACTGAGTGGGCAGAAAGTGTTGCAAAAGGTGGCAGCATCATCGGCAACGGTTCAGAATGTGGTTGCATCGACAACAACGGCCGCACAGCAAGGTGCCACACAGGGTGGTGCAGCTCCTGGTCAGCAGTGTGTTCAGGTGTCACAGGCAATGCCAACGGCCCAAATTATATCACCACTGCAGCAACCAAGTACACAACCAATGCAATTTGCAGCTCCATGGCTTCAGGGTGTCCAGCAATTCTGGACGACAAATGGTTTGCCATCCCAGGCACTTCTAACGCAGAATCCCATAATATTTCGTGGAGCAGCTCAGCCTGATGGATCTCAGAGTATGTTTGCGGTACAGCCAAATCCACAGGCAGCAGCACCTCAGGTGATTCAGGCTCAACCACAGAATCCCACCATAACACTGCCGTGCAATATGCAACCGAGCGTGGTGAATAAGCAGCCGCAGCGCGTCGCCACGGAGACAATAGCACCAAAACAGCCGACGCGGGCGGCTCCTATTCTACCCCAGGGCGCCGGTGGGGGCGGCGGTGGCGCGCAGCAGATTCGGCCAGCATCGTCAGTGTCAACACAGACGCAACAAAATCAAGTGATGCTGAAGCCGGGTAAACTGCGCGCCAAGCCGCACACCGTGCGTCCAAGTGCTCCGGGTGCCATCAAAGGGGACGCCATGATTCAGGCTAAAATTGTTCAGGGTGGCCAAGTGGCGTATTCCACGGCGCAGTCGGTGCCACAGCAAACGATGCATCAGGTGATGACGTCTGCTGGCAGTAAGATGGTTGTCATGAGCACCAATCCGGGTACACCAATCAACATTGGTGCTACACAGTTGACACAGCCGACACAGCAGATTCAGATTGCTACCGATAAGCAACCAATGCAGCTACAGCAGCAGATTCAGCATCAGCAGAAGGTGCCAAATCCAGCAACAACTCAGAGGGCGCCACAGGTGTTTCAGCCACAAGTTGTCCAGCATATTCAGCAGCTACAGCAGCAGATGCATCAACAACCAACAGGAATTCAGCAGCAGGCCTTCCTGCAACAAGCCGGATCTCAGCAAGTACTCACGGTGACAGCAGCAGGACCTCAGCCTACCATTCAGCCAAAACCATCCACCATGGTTATTGGTACATCGCAGCAACATCAAATTGTAGCAGATCGGAATGCTGTGAGTACCGTTGCGGCCATGACGAGCACTTCCAATCCCGTCCAGGTGGTACCTAGTACCACCATTCTCAACCAAGTCAATGCGGTGAGTCTCTATCAAGTATGTTGTCACCATTACTACTTATCATAAAATCTCTCACACTTAAACACGAAAAGAATGATATCACTGATATCACAATGCCAATTGATTACAAAAAGCTTATAATATTATGAGGGAGCTTTGTCAATGGGTAAAATAATAAGTGATTCCTACTATATGTAAGTTTTGGGTATAGATGATTTTCCACTGAAACTCCTGAGAATGAAAGTGTATTGATTTTCTGTTGCTCCATTTTGCTAAATGTGCTATTTCCTCAATAATACCAATTAATAATTCACATCAACTTTGAGGATATTTCCTC is from Phlebotomus papatasi isolate M1 chromosome 1, Ppap_2.1, whole genome shotgun sequence and encodes:
- the LOC129803182 gene encoding polyhomeotic-proximal chromatin protein isoform X2, with translation MERRAFRFFTKRSEHYNNLQKQEEEEKLNGIVNNNNQSSPLKDIPQTTDAVQKSLNGSGVGGNEDVPKSFGNPEERVGGENSEGGGEPKECPTQEQQPPTQEGSEAKKIRLKQQQKSDQASSPQNSHSQHKVQLANGKRHGSPSGSSNFKRIAPAPTSTSNTTGSNQHTQIHSNIGGKSGAVVSQANSERPLKCLETLAQKAGITFDEKYEVANTLIKLEKSQSPAQQPVAAQQPQPVPLTISQEQLQQLQQLQFHSAFAGNAIQVKQEFPHQAAQPTMQMSAEIKQQIVDAANQQHQQQQAQVQQMQVIDGNQAAHQQNPPSSGAPNAMGPPQTSTTISTMSPLHAMSANQVPAEWQHGRVQVLQQPIQNPAYLQQLYSPQVLMQGNILHSGLGQQQIQVIAAGKPFQSAPQMLATTAQGKPVIGSSAGGFSGAYALPTIPSSQSQTLLFSPVSVLSSQPQQQQQNLLSTMQNPQAGKPLSEQDMQKALSGQKVLQKVAASSATVQNVVASTTTAAQQGATQGGAAPGQQCVQVSQAMPTAQIISPLQQPSTQPMQFAAPWLQGVQQFWTTNGLPSQALLTQNPIIFRGAAQPDGSQSMFAVQPNPQAAAPQVIQAQPQNPTITLPCNMQPSVVNKQPQRVATETIAPKQPTRAAPILPQGAGGGGGGAQQIRPASSVSTQTQQNQVMLKPGKLRAKPHTVRPSAPGAIKGDAMIQAKIVQGGQVAYSTAQSVPQQTMHQVMTSAGSKMVVMSTNPGTPINIGATQLTQPTQQIQIATDKQPMQLQQQIQHQQKVPNPATTQRAPQVFQPQVVQHIQQLQQQMHQQPTGIQQQAFLQQAGSQQVLTVTAAGPQPTIQPKPSTMVIGTSQQHQIVADRNAVSTVAAMTSTSNPVQVVPSTTILNQVNAQLGQLATSNNLIGPLTSPQAPLQPPPNPLVAMTTLSTAPLSTLAMGNPPTPKDVPTPTTEAAKVPEVSAAVSKPAETVNVVTTSTTGATVTTETSTSSTISTVTVTSSGVTQPQETLSNGKSSTPATESPAKTPKAPENVSNQAKPESPLKDVAKTNGTMATVEAQEANGEVKTEKAVLKATVKPQVLTHVIEGFVIQEANEPFAVTRQRYPDRDASEEPPKKKLATEKGGSSPPMSPINSTEMACEFCGKTELKSKMKKKRFCSLSCAKASKETGAAGGGGGGHHAQVAESTNKTATEGGGVPVNGTDAAVTQEESGNQPAEEMPVMVRWSVAEVCDFIKNLPGCSDYAEDFAIQEIDGQALLLLKENHLVNAMGMKLGPALKIVAKVEALRFGTPNGEKEGQTQ
- the LOC129803182 gene encoding polyhomeotic-proximal chromatin protein isoform X1, with protein sequence MERRAFRFFTKRSEHYNNLQKQEEEEKLNGIVNNNNQSSPLKDIPQTTDAVQKSLNGSGVGGNEDVPKSFGNPEERVGGENSEGGGEPKECPTQEQQPPTQEGSEAKKIRLKQQQKSDQASSPQNSHSQHKVQLANGKRHGSPSGSSNFKRIAPAPTSTSNTTGSNQHTQIHSNIGGKSGAVVSQANSERPLKCLETLAQKAGITFDEKYEVANTLIKLEKSQSPAQQPVAAQQPQPVPLTISQEQLQQLQQLQFHSAFAGNAIQVKQEFPHQAAQPTMQMSAEIKQQIVDAANQQHQQQQAQVQQMQVIDGNQAAHQQNPPSSGAPNAMGPPQTSTTISTMSPLHAMSANQVPAEWQHGRVQVLQQPIQNPAYLQQLYSPQVLMQGNILHSGLGQQQIQVIAAGKPFQSAPQMLATTAQGKPVIGSSAGGFSGAYALPTIPSSQSQTLLFSPVSVLSSQPQQQQQNLLSTMQNPQAGKPLSEQDMQKALSGQKVLQKVAASSATVQNVVASTTTAAQQGATQGGAAPGQQCVQVSQAMPTAQIISPLQQPSTQPMQFAAPWLQGVQQFWTTNGLPSQALLTQNPIIFRGAAQPDGSQSMFAVQPNPQAAAPQVIQAQPQNPTITLPCNMQPSVVNKQPQRVATETIAPKQPTRAAPILPQGAGGGGGGAQQIRPASSVSTQTQQNQVMLKPGKLRAKPHTVRPSAPGAIKGDAMIQAKIVQGGQVAYSTAQSVPQQTMHQVMTSAGSKMVVMSTNPGTPINIGATQLTQPTQQIQIATDKQPMQLQQQIQHQQKVPNPATTQRAPQVFQPQVVQHIQQLQQQMHQQPTGIQQQAFLQQAGSQQVLTVTAAGPQPTIQPKPSTMVIGTSQQHQIVADRNAVSTVAAMTSTSNPVQVVPSTTILNQVNAVSLYQQLGQLATSNNLIGPLTSPQAPLQPPPNPLVAMTTLSTAPLSTLAMGNPPTPKDVPTPTTEAAKVPEVSAAVSKPAETVNVVTTSTTGATVTTETSTSSTISTVTVTSSGVTQPQETLSNGKSSTPATESPAKTPKAPENVSNQAKPESPLKDVAKTNGTMATVEAQEANGEVKTEKAVLKATVKPQVLTHVIEGFVIQEANEPFAVTRQRYPDRDASEEPPKKKLATEKGGSSPPMSPINSTEMACEFCGKTELKSKMKKKRFCSLSCAKASKETGAAGGGGGGHHAQVAESTNKTATEGGGVPVNGTDAAVTQEESGNQPAEEMPVMVRWSVAEVCDFIKNLPGCSDYAEDFAIQEIDGQALLLLKENHLVNAMGMKLGPALKIVAKVEALRFGTPNGEKEGQTQ